tcatttttttattattttaaataagtataaattataaaacttaagtataaaattatagcttCAGCTGATATGTAAGGAATTTTGTATCAGTTATTTCTCGTTTTgttgtatgttatgttatgtagGTCAAGTAATTATCTAAagattttgtgatttttataacattatataaataaataaataaaattaaaataaaataaattgttcattgaatttttataggGAAATAAGCacaactaaatttattttccaatttatttaatgtagtggtaaaaaacgtaacaaaataatataatttgtatagtaTCAACAAATAACAAGTATTtcatttttccatttttagtGACCAGACTTGTGTCCCCAGTGCTTGTGGTCTTCATGGCCGCCCTTCTTGCCGTGGTCGTGATGATGGTCCCAATGTTCATGGTGACCGCCATCTCCGTGGTGTCCcttgtgatgatgatgatgacctCCTTTCTCATGGTGTCCCTTATCACCGTGATGATGCTCATGATGGCCGCCATGCTTGTGACCCTTGTGGAAGTGGCCGCCTTTCTTGTAACCGCCTTCATCATGATGTCCGCCATAATGTTCATGGTGTGTCAAATCACCATGGTGATCGTGGAAATGCTTGTCCTTTTTGAATTCATCGTGCTTCTCGATGCCATGGTGGCCTTTAGTATCATGGCCTTTGTGCCAATGACCGTGCTCCTCGTGTCCATGGCCGTGCTCGCCCTTTTCACCATGTCCGTGGTGATGGTGGTAACCTTCATCGTGGTGGTGGTGTTTTTTGTGCCCACCGTGTTCTCCGTGATGTCCTTTGTGGCCCTCGTGATGGTGGTGCCCCTTGTGGCCGTGATGATCTTCGTGGTGTCCCTTATGTCCCTTATGGTCATGGCCGCCGTGGTCGTGGTGATGATGCCCGTGGTGCTCGTGGCCACCACCCTTGTCCCATTTGTGACCAGACGCTGCTGCCTCCAAATCTGCTGATCTCTTCTCCCTTATTTCCCTCGCTGAAGCAAATGCTGCTAAAGCCACCAGTCCCAAGACTGCGAGTACATAACTCCTCATGATTGATTTGATAGGTGTTAATTGTTGAATGATACTTGATTCAGACGCgatgatattttatactgtTAACTGCCACGGTTAGGAAATTAAGTATTGACTGAGAGCTGAGGTTAAGGCCAACTATTCTTATCGGTCTATAGATTTCTATTCCTAGATTTTAGACTAAGTTGCCAATCGATGaatgatttttgtatattaaaatgtcaaatagTACAAAATGCCGTTacaagaatttaaaaacaatctatgtatttattaacggAATTTGTAAGTCGAAACATATACAATTATaggtgaataattattattgagatCGCAAAATTTCGGTTCATTTTTATCATGACAACCTTAGATGTGACAGTCAAAGTTTCCAGTACAAACAatcttcatacattttattatttatgcttaGTAACCCAgtctaaatacataaaacaaagtgCCTAACCGCGCTATGTTTATgtgcgctaatctcagaagcTGTATTTCGGCTGTTTTCCATTTGACTTTTACTAGAAAgctttatgtttgtaatttataaagttacgTTTTTCATGGCGTAAtgcttctttttattattgaagacatttattaaatttaatgtggTTCGTTAGTCATccatgtttattgtttattgttattctatATTACTTTTAAGTTAACCTACTGAAGAACTGTACTGTAAATTAACTCATATTACCCTAGGAAACAAATGTCTTAAACATATGtaacacaattattttctacaataaaaGTCACCGAATTCCTTGGGGGTACGTACAACTCCACGTTCTAAAATAAGGTCAAATGGCAAAAGTTTTCTTTCAAACAGAAAAAGAACATGCCAATCCGTTGAAAATCTACTTAGGTAtcgaatcaataaaaaaattaaataaataaatgacgacCAAATTGACCAAtacttaaacaataattaaacaaaataaattttaa
Above is a genomic segment from Zerene cesonia ecotype Mississippi chromosome 19, Zerene_cesonia_1.1, whole genome shotgun sequence containing:
- the LOC119834607 gene encoding histidine-rich glycoprotein-like, yielding MRSYVLAVLGLVALAAFASAREIREKRSADLEAAASGHKWDKGGGHEHHGHHHHDHGGHDHKGHKGHHEDHHGHKGHHHHEGHKGHHGEHGGHKKHHHHDEGYHHHHGHGEKGEHGHGHEEHGHWHKGHDTKGHHGIEKHDEFKKDKHFHDHHGDLTHHEHYGGHHDEGGYKKGGHFHKGHKHGGHHEHHHGDKGHHEKGGHHHHHKGHHGDGGHHEHWDHHHDHGKKGGHEDHKHWGHKSGH